The region CGCATGGCTTTGGACAAAGGAGCCCAAGCTGTCATCTTCGACGTCAGCGATGATGCCGACGCTGCCGCTGAGGTGAGTGTGGAGGGTTGGCCGGAAGCACCTCTGGAGCAGAGCTCTGAACAGAAGCATCACAtccgtgtctgtctgtggtcCTCCTCTTGGTTCCGACACCATCCACGGGCCCAGCTGCGGGAGGCCGACTCCCTCCCCCGGCCCGTCGTGATGGTGGAGTCTGACGATGCGGAGGAGCTGATGGCTCTGGTCAACAAGAACGAGGAGGCCGTCGTTCGGATCGAGATCATGGTGAATCCACCACGATGGGTAATTAGAACCCACAACGCGTCACCTGTGTGTTCCCGTGCTGTGTATGGCCACTGTACTTCTCCACTTGCCTTTGCAGCCGCACTACGACATGGGCATCGTCCTCACCATCGTCCTGGCCGTCCTCACCATTGTCCTCATCTTCGCTCTACGTTACAAgtgcaggtccagcagaacctgggTGAGTCCGAGTCACATTCCTTTGCACCATCAGTCCACCCGGAGTTATTAGATGGATCCGGTCAAAGTGTTCTGCCCTGTGGGTTCAGGACTCGGTTCACCAACAGACCAGGCAGGCCATCAGCCATCTGGAGACTAAGACCTACAACTCTCAGGGCTGCTCAGGCCCCCATCACCAGCGGGCCCCCTGGGGGTCCGCCAGCAGCTCCAACTCAAGTCCGGTCTGCGCTATCTGCCTGGAGGAGTTCCAGGACGGCCAGGTGAGAGAGGTGATGCTACACTAAAGCCCCTGTAGATGCTCCTGTCTTCACCTCTCTCCTTGTTGTGCCAGCACTTGAGGATTATATCGTGCGCTCATGAGTTCCATAAAGACTGCGTGGAcccctggctgctgcagcaccgcACCTGCCCCCTCTGCATGCACAACATCATGGGTGTGTTCCTTTGATTTCTAATTcatgtctgcagctctgccgtTAGCTCCTGTAGCATTGGGTACATCTTGTCTGTGGTTGCCTCCCCCAGGGACCGAGCGGCAGGCCCAGAGGTTCAGACTGCAGCAGAGTTCCGAGCAAAGCCAGGGCTTTCTCCACCATCATCCTTACAGTGGCCCGAGGAACCAGCACTTCCCTCAGCATGCTGTCCCCTTCTCTCTAAGGCCCCAGTATCCTTGTGGACCTTCTGGACCCTATCCTGATCTGGGCCACTACAATGGCTCTTCTCCAAGGGATGACCAAACTCTTCAATTCCTGGCTAGCAGACCGTTCGGCTCTAGCTGTGGGTATCACCGACCCGCAGAGGGTCCCGGGAGGCCCCAGATGTTTGGAGGTAACTGCAGGACCTCTTCCCACCACTACGCCCCACGTCGGTCCTGCCACACCTATCGATCGTCCTGTCCCGCCCAGCGCAGTGCGTCCAGCTCAAGGCTCTACCACGGACCTTCAGTGGGGCCCCAGCCCCGTAGGACGCTGGGCCATGGCCGACAGGGGGAGGGGAGCTGCTCAGGTGGCAGCTACCACACAGAACGCAGTGGGTACCTGGCTGATGGGCCAGCGAGTGACTCCAGCTCAGGGCCGTGTCACGGTTCCTCCAGTGACTCGGTTCTCAATTGTACTGACGTATCTCTGCAGGGGGTCTATGGTAGCTGGTCCACCTTCCGCAGCTCTTTGAGTAGTGATTATGATCCGTTTGTTTACTACGGGCCCGGTAACGGACATTCTGCCGCCCGCAGAAGTAGCTTGGACACATGTGCCCAGACCCGGCCCAGGTCTCTGGATTCTGTGGAGAACAAAGCGGTCTgccctgaggagcagcagccccagACTGTGTTCAACCACATTCACTACCACCGCCACAGACATCACcactatgaggaggaggagcacagcCAGAGTCCTGCGAGAGGTTCTGAGGAGGAGTTAGGAGCTACTgcggcagctccagctgctctcagcTTAGACAAAGACTCCCCGGAACACAGTCCCTGTCTGTGCCCTAATCCAGACCCAACGGATCGACCAAGTCCTGGGACAGACTGTCAGGACCGTGATCCGAGCCGGCCGGCAGGACCTTCAGTTAAAGTGCCCCCCGTCCCTTTACAGATTCCACCCCACTGCTGCCACCGGGGCCACGGACACCCTCCCTCTGCTCGGACAGGGAGCTGTGTGGTGGACGGCCCTTCTGTTTGCTTCCACCAGGgactggacctgcaggaggaccgcAGCATCCACATCCACTATGGTCAGAGTCCAGGTTTCTGCTGCCCCCAGCCGGAGCTGCACCGGGCCCTGCTGCCTGTCCCTCTTCTTCTGGACTCAGGAATGGAGGACTGCTCCTATTGTACCGGGGCCCATGTGGTGTGGCAAAAGCGGGTGCCCCAGGCCCACTCTGACCCCCAGCTCCTGGGGCCCGGGGGGCCCCGGGACAGGCCGGTGTGCATGTTCCACCCTGGTCACGCTGCTGACCGCAGCACAGACCTCTGTTTGTACTGTCAAGCCTTACATCACAGTCAGGGTAAGGGTCCCTAGCAACAGGAAGAAGGATTAGAATAATCatagtaatgataataattatgataaaaacaacaacaatatgaaTAAAGACACTAATATtgatcataataataataattgtgataataacaacaagaaTATGAATAAAGACAccaatataataataataataatattaataatgatgataattataatagtaataataatattagtAATATTGCCAATGATAACAGCAATAGTAATAAttatactactactaataataattatgatCATAGTAATGATTGtttttactattattgttattattgcaaTTCTTATTATTAGTAgaactattattactattactattactagTAGTACTATtactttttaataataatagtaatattgATAATTACGATGATGATTATAATAGTAAAAACACAACTAATAATAatcacaattattattattataatactactaaaaataataataattgcaataataataatactaaaacagtaattatgataataatatttataataGTAATTGTGATAattataatagtaataatactactactaagaataataatagcaataacaataattgttacTATTataatactactactaataataatgatgttgATGATAATAGTATCATGatatggttgttgttgttgttaacaacaataatagtgataataataataataacaaatgtGCTCTTCGGCCCCACTGATTAGGaattgaatgtgtgtgtgtgtcagtgtgtgtgtgccagtgtgttgtctcagtgtgtgtgtgtgtcaggtgtgtgtctcagtgcgtgtctcagtgtgtgtgtgtgtctcagtgtgtgtctcagtgtgtgtctcagtgtgtgttcagtgtgtgtgtcagtgtgtctcagtgtgtgtctcagtgtgtgtgtcagtgtgtgtctcagtggtGTCTCAGTGTGTGGTCAGtggtctcagtgtgtgtctcagtgtgtgtctcagtgtgtgtctcagtgtgtgtctcagtgtgtctcagtgtgtgtctcagtgtgtctctcagtgtgtgtctcagtgtgtctcagtgtgtgtctcagtgtgtgtctcagtgtgtgtctcagtgtgtgtcagtgtgtgtctcagtatgtgtctcagtgtgtgtctcagtgtgtgtctgagtgtgtgtctcagtgtgtctcagtgtgtgtctcagtgtgtgtctcagtgtgtgtcagtgtgtgtctcagtatGTGTCTCAGTGtggtctcagtgtgtgtgtctcagtgtgtgtctcagtgtgtgtcagtgtgtgtctcagtgtgtgtctcagtgtgtgtctcagtgtgtctgagtggtgtctcagtgtgtctcagtgtgtgtctcagtgtgtgtctcagtgtgtgtcttagtgtgtgtctcagtgtgtctcagtgtgtgtctcagtgtgtgtctcagtgtgtctcagtgtgtgtctcagtgtgtgtctcagtgtgtctcagtgtgtgtctgagtgtgtgtctcagtgtgtctcagtgtgtgtctcagtatgtgtctcagtgtgtgtctcagtgtgtgtctgagtgtgtggtcagtgtgtgtcagtgtgtgtctcagtgtgtgtctcagtgtgtctgagtgtgtgtctcagtgtgtgtctcagtgtgtgtctcagtgtgtgtctcagtgtgtctcagtgtgtgtctcagtgtgtgtctgagtgtgtgtctcagtgtgtgtctcagtgtgtgtctcagtgtgtgtctcagtgtgtgtgtctgagtgtgtgtctcagtgtgtgtctcagtgtgtgtctgagtgtgtgtctcagtgtgtgtctgagtgtgtctcagtgtgtgtctgagtgtgtctcagtgtgtgtctcagtgtgtctgagtgtgtgtctcagtgtgtgtctgagtgtgtctcagtgtgtgtctcagtgtgtgtctcagtgtgtgtctgagtgtgtgtctcagtgtgtgtctgagtggtgtctcagtgtgtgtctcagtgtgtctcagtgtgtgtctgaggtgtgtctcagtgtgtgtctcagtgtgtgtctgagtgtgtgtgtctgagtgtgtgtctcagtgtgtgtctcagtgtgtgtctcagtgtggtctcagtgtgtctcagtgtgtgtctcagtgtgtgtctgagtgtgtgtctcagtgtgtgtctcagtgtgtgtctcagtgtgtgtgtctgagtgtgtgtctcagtgtgtgtctcagtgtgtgtctgagtgtgtgtctcagtgtgtgtctgagtgtgtgtgtctcagtgtgtgtctcagtgtgtgtctgagtgtgtgtctcagtgtgtgtctgagtgtgtgtctcagtgtgtgtctcagtgtgtctcagtgtgtgtctcagtgtggtctcagtgtgtgtctcagtgtgtctcatgtgtgtgtctgagtgtgtgtctcagtggtgtctcagtgtgtgtctcagtgtgtaaACCCACTTACCCGGAACACAAGAACATGCCTGTTGACCCCGGTTGACCTCGGTTGACCTCTGCTTTCCCTTCACCGTAGCTCAGAAACATTTGGCATCTTTGTTCTGACCCTCATTAGAAATGTGCCAGCATGAGGTTCTCCAGCCCCAGGTTCTCCATCTGTGCATCCGTCTCTGTGACCCACGCTTGGACCCCCAACAGGCTCGACTGTGACGCCGGGGTTGGAATTGACTGAATAACATGCAGCACTTTGGCAAAATTCAGtttacattaaaattaaaatcccCAAATCAGCCCAGAACATGGCAGCATGGGATTCTTGATGCCAGGGTTAGCTGGTGTGGTGGTAATCCTCTTCAGGATCTTCCCCTTTGTGCCTTTTTTATCTGGTGGATGCAAGTCTGGCAACAATAATGAGCTAAAACTGCCTTTGCTcagagtaaataaaaacaaaggtcCCTTTTAGAATTTAAAGGGACTTGTCAGTATATTTTTGAATACTTTGCGTACAAAAAGGAACAACAAAACCAGAAAAGAAATAGTGTTGTATTTTATATATGATAGAACATTTCATTATAGTGACACGTCactaatatatttatttactaaTATATTTATCCATTTTGTTCAGGTTTGAAAGTGGTTTCTGTATAGACTGAATGTTTCTATATGGAATCTGACCAGTGCCATCACAGATATATGAACCTGTCTTCATTCCAATTATatgcaaataaattattttgaaataaaatgtcctgctctgattttctttccctccttgtTAAAGTTGTAAAGGATTCATCCAGATGAATCCACCTGTTTATCCCTCTTGAGGTCACTAGTCCCCCCTACCTTCACTTAAAGAGACTAGCATCACTTCGTTGACTAGACTTCCCGCAGGATAAGAATGTCCTCAAAGGATCGCACCTCTGGATTAACTTGGACTGTTGCCCCTTTCCAAGACTGCCCTTTTTGGTTCTTCACTTTGCTTTCCCGCTCCACAGTTTTCAGGCCTCACACCCTTCGGGTTCTATGAATAAAGATTTGTTCCATCCTCATTGGCTGTCTTCTGTCTGCCTTCGGGTCCAATCTAAACATAGACTCAACGGAACAATCAGATGCTAGCAGGTTAGCATTACTCTGGTGAGGTATTTTTTTGTTGCAGTGTTCCTTCGTTTTTGACCTCAACCATTAACCTACCAACAAGAGAAAGATCAGGGCGGCAAAATGGGCCTCAGCGTCAATGAAAGACAGACTACAGACTTGTAGAGGAGCAGACTTTGCCATTGGTCTAGGgtggtgaagcagcagcaaaagggAGCTGAAGGATGAGATGCCAGACCTCAAGACCCTAACCGCCCTTACTGCACGCCTAGACGACCATCTcagggacagacggagggggCAGGTTTTCATCCAGGATGACTTTCTCGACATTGACTATCGATCCCTtaacaacaccaccaccaagCATAAGTACCCATTAACCCCCTTCCACAGGGCTTTTAGTCCACTCTAAAGAGCCTGGATCTGAATACCTGGTGCCCTCAGCCTTAACTATGCACCTGTCTCTAGTCTGTCTCTAGTCTGTCTCTAATCAACAATGTTAGATCCCTCTTCGTTGCCCTCAAAGACATTGTCATCTCTGACATTAATGGGGAACATATCCAACATGTCTACCTAGTGTCCCAGTGCCTTCTCATGAATAAACGTTTTGTAAAACGAGAGAGGTCCTCTTTTCTGGGTTCATCCTTGGACAGGGACAATTCTCGTCTGAACCGTCACAATGTTTCTTGGGTTTTGCTAATTTTTTACCGTTGCTTCATTTGCGATTAAAGCAAAGTTGCCGCACCTCTCACCAAACATTCCTCCAACCTGAATGTTTTCCAGTGGTCCGATGAGGACACGGTTTAGCTCCGCTCCCCATCCTTTCACACCCGGATCCCTGTCACCAGTTTTGTGGACAAGATGCTTTTCTCTCCCAGCATGACTACCAAaagctccatctctgcatcttCTACAGAGATACATCTTCTACAGGCTACGTTGGAGGTAAACTACAATGTGGGGAATAGAGACTTGCTCGTGGTTGTCATAGCTTTGCAGGAGACTCTTGCTGGAGGGGTCCATCTAGCCATTAGTGGTGTGGACCAACCACAAGGACCCGTCTTACCTTAGGAACACTAAGTGGGTAAACCTCCAGCAAGCTCGGTGGGTGCTCTTTCTAGCCTGTTTTAAATTCTCTCTCATGTACTGCCCAGGTTCCAGTAACATCAAGCCGGGTGCCCTGTCTTGCCGGTTTTCCCGGACCTTTCCAGCTCAGAACCTGGTTCCATCCTGCCTCACTACTGCATTGAGGAGGTGCTTCCTGGAAAATGGACAAGAGGATTTTGGAGGTGCAACCAACAACTCTACTCCAGTGGCTTTTTGTCCCTAAATCTGTCCGCTCTAACGTTCCACATTGGGGGCTTTCTTCCAGGTTCACCTGTCATCAAGGCCTCACCCAGACCCAAATTTCCTTAGGAAACACTTCTGGTGGATTGAGACTTTTTCCCATGTGATGGATGCAGACCTAGACCAGAGACTCAAGGCTGAGGGAACCATTCTGGCAATGGTGTCTAAACAGGGTGTGCCATAACCCGGTCCAAACTAGCCGGGTTTCCTGTCGTCCCAGGCAGAAACTGCTTTTTACCAAGGCAAGTGTGAACCCAGGTGAATGGGTTATTTAATTGGTAGATCAGAAAACCTGGCTTTTTTCAACATCCCTCACTTCAAGCCAACTTCAAACTCCTTCACTCCTGTCATCACTGGGCATGAGGGTGGTAGAGCGGCTGGCTTAAATATTTGTCTGagtccagttgatcacagcatgcTGAGTTTCACATTTAGCCTCCTCAGCTGTCTCCTGGCAACAATGTAAGCATACATTTCAACTGTCCCAAACACACATGGCTACCCACATGAACAAGCATAACTTTATTTAGCTGGGCAGCATACAATCAGCAGACACCTCAGAGTATATCTGGGAGCACAGAGATAGATAGTCGACACTCCATATGCAGAATGGGTCTGCGGGAAGCTGCTGACTGCATCTGAAATATGTGGCCATATATAACAATCTACGTAAGGTTCAGCAGCCGTAGGGGGATCACTGGAAGCCTTTGGTCTGCCCTTGGTGTGTCAGCACTGTGAGGTTTCCCCTAGCATCTTGGTCCTTCTCAATGGCCTCAAAGAGGGACTTGAAGTTTCCAGCTCCAAAGCCCTAGaacagccacaaacacacaaatgggaAATAAAGCAGCCTCTTGTATTCACAGTCTATTCTAGTCCATTCTGAGATGAGTATTTAGAGCAGGCTTGACAAATGGGTTTAATCTGATTATCTTAATGTGAACATAAACATTTCAGACAGTTTGAATGCAATTCTAAAATCTGGGATTCAAATCTGAAACCTGGTAGAGAATTTCCTCAGAACTTGTGAATTATACACAGatcaaaaagtgaaaatggtcAGAAAATGAACCATTTGGTCTCGTCTTCTTCCCCACTTTAgtcctttcggggtcacggggagggagcACGTATgtgtgaaggcaggtccccccttaggtgaaggcaggtcccccccttaGGTGAAGGAAGGTCCCCCCttggtgaaggcaggtccccccttgggtgaaggcagcccccccccccccttaggtgaaggcaggtcacccccttaggtgaaggcaggtcccccccttaGGTGAAGACAGGTCCCcccttgggtgaaggcaggccccccccccttgggtgaaggcaggtcccccctgggtgaaggcaggtccccccttgggtgaaggcaggtccccccttaggtgaaggcaggtccccccttgggtgaaggcaggtccccccttgggtgaaggcagccccccccccccctaggtgaaggcaggtcccccccttaggtgaaggcaggtcacCCCCTTAGGTGAAGACAGGTCCCcccttgggtgaaggcaggtcccccccttgggtgaaggcaggcCCCCCcctgggtgaaggcaggtccccccttggTCAGccgccagctcatcgcagggccctacgtgtgcatttgtgggttcggtgccttgctcaagggtacctgggcagttcTCTGAAGGTATACTGGCTCTacgaccagaacaccttccatgttttgtctgcaatgggacttgaaccaagaaccctcctcttctcacagAATGAGCTACGTTCAAAGGGCTCTGAGAGATGCTTCACTGAGCTCCAGCATTGCTTTCTAACTTTCATGTCGTGAAAGACTGGAGATTGACAACATGCCTGTTCTGACAGGAAGGATGGGGGTATAAGTGGAGTGCCACAGGGCACAACCTGATCCAAAGATCCCCCTCCCGGTTTAGCCTTTTAATCTGTACCTGTGACAGATTTACTGGCCTTTTCCAAGTGGGTGACTTTTATTCTGCTCACACTGGGTGACCAGGTGTCCTGGCCCAACTTCTTAAAGGGGTTCAAGGCAAGAAATATGACCAGAGCCTGATATATCCCATCGCACGTGCACAGTGATTATCCTCAGAACCAC is a window of Takifugu flavidus isolate HTHZ2018 chromosome 14, ASM371156v2, whole genome shotgun sequence DNA encoding:
- the LOC130538052 gene encoding E3 ubiquitin-protein ligase RNF43-like, with the protein product MALDKGAQAVIFDVSDDADAAAELREADSLPRPVVMVESDDAEELMALVNKNEEAVVRIEIMVNPPRWPHYDMGIVLTIVLAVLTIVLIFALRYKCRSSRTWDSVHQQTRQAISHLETKTYNSQGCSGPHHQRAPWGSASSSNSSPVCAICLEEFQDGQHLRIISCAHEFHKDCVDPWLLQHRTCPLCMHNIMGTERQAQRFRLQQSSEQSQGFLHHHPYSGPRNQHFPQHAVPFSLRPQYPCGPSGPYPDLGHYNGSSPRDDQTLQFLASRPFGSSCGYHRPAEGPGRPQMFGGNCRTSSHHYAPRRSCHTYRSSCPAQRSASSSRLYHGPSVGPQPRRTLGHGRQGEGSCSGGSYHTERSGYLADGPASDSSSGPCHGSSSDSVLNCTDVSLQGVYGSWSTFRSSLSSDYDPFVYYGPGNGHSAARRSSLDTCAQTRPRSLDSVENKAVCPEEQQPQTVFNHIHYHRHRHHHYEEEEHSQSPARGSEEELGATAAAPAALSLDKDSPEHSPCLCPNPDPTDRPSPGTDCQDRDPSRPAGPSVKVPPVPLQIPPHCCHRGHGHPPSARTGSCVVDGPSVCFHQGLDLQEDRSIHIHYGQSPGFCCPQPELHRALLPVPLLLDSGMEDCSYCTGAHVVWQKRVPQAHSDPQLLGPGGPRDRPVCMFHPGHAADRSTDLCLYCQALHHSQGKGP